From Lewinellaceae bacterium:
TGATAGAAGGCCTTAAGCCCTACGGCGCCATCATCATCAGCGGGCTGGCTTATGGCATCGACATTACTGCCCACCGGAAGTGCCTCAACCTCCAGATCCCCACCATCGGGGTGCTCGGCCACGGCCTTCAGCGGATTTATCCCCCACAACACCAGGCAGTGGCGCGGGCGATGGCGAAGGACGGGGGGCTCCTCTCCGAATACCCCGGCCCTACCCTACCCGACCGGGAACATTTCCCGATGCGCAACCGCATCATTGCCGGCCTGTGCGATGCGCTGGTCGTGGTGGAAACCAAAAGAAGGGGCGGCTCAATGATCAGCGCCCACATCGCCAATGACTACAACAAGGACGTATTTGCCGTCCCCGGCCGCATTAAAGACAGTTGCTCGGAAGGCTGCAACCACCTCATCAAAACCCACAAAGCAGCCCTGATCGAAAGCGCCGCCGATATCGCCTACGTGATGCGGTGGGAAGAACCCGGCGCTCCAAAGGCCATACAGAAGCAACTTTTTGTAGAATTGACCGAGGCAGAAAAAATAGTCGTAGATTTACTCAACCAGTACGAGGCTATTGGCATTGACCAATTGACGGGCACGATGCAGGTGGCCAATAGCCAAATGGCCAGCCTGCTGCTGGAACTGGAGTTTAAAGGCATTATCCGGGCGCTGCCGGGCAAGCGGTATGTGTTGGCTTAAGGAGTCGGACAGATTTAGATTAAGTATAAATGGCCTTTCTCCAACTTCTTAATCGAAGGTAGTTGTCTCCCCCTGGGGGGAGTTAGAGGGGGGAATTTTCAAGGGTTTCAGCTTAAGTTGACAAAGTAGTATTAGCTTTCAGAACCAATGAGATTATTCAGGATTTGAACACAAAAAACATGACCATTCATTCCATCTTTTTTTCTCTCCTTCTGAGCTTCATGCTCCCCGATAGAGTTGTTGAAACACCGTCGACACCCCAACATACAACCACCACCCCCCGCAACATCATCCTGATGATCGGCGACGGCATGGGCATCTCGCAGATCAGCGCCGGCATGTATGTCAACGGCAATAAAACCAACCTGGAAAAGTTTCCGGTGGCCGGCCTGCAGAAAGCATACTCCGCCGACAGCCTCATCAGCGATTCGGCAGCTGGCGCCACCGCTTTTGCCTGTGGCGTGAAGGCCT
This genomic window contains:
- the dprA gene encoding DNA-protecting protein DprA encodes the protein MDELLYKVAITLIPNVGPVTTRNLVSYCGGVKAIFEARKRELLKVPGIGPHIADNIVNQDVLGRAEEELRFIDKHGIRALFYLDDDYPRRLRHYPDSPAVLYYKGSADLNAGRVVAIVGTRSPSVHGVHTCEELIEGLKPYGAIIISGLAYGIDITAHRKCLNLQIPTIGVLGHGLQRIYPPQHQAVARAMAKDGGLLSEYPGPTLPDREHFPMRNRIIAGLCDALVVVETKRRGGSMISAHIANDYNKDVFAVPGRIKDSCSEGCNHLIKTHKAALIESAADIAYVMRWEEPGAPKAIQKQLFVELTEAEKIVVDLLNQYEAIGIDQLTGTMQVANSQMASLLLELEFKGIIRALPGKRYVLA